From the Lactuca sativa cultivar Salinas chromosome 9, Lsat_Salinas_v11, whole genome shotgun sequence genome, the window GAAGGTCAATTGTCTCTTGCTCGTTGCCAAGCCTGCACAGGCCCCAGCGCCAGCCacattgaggatcactgatagacgTCAGGGGAGGGCATCAGCCACGTTGAGGATGACGTTGATAAAAccaaatagttttttttaaaacTCAATATCAAAATTTTATATCTAACCAATATAAAATTTACAGTAGTTATATCATTAACTCAAAATCAAAACCGAAACATACTTTTACCTTTAAATCAAAACCGcatagttatatttttaatacaaaataacaacatattattattatttttataataacgtatttttttttataataacacattacattatttataaaaataaatatatttttattagaaaaacaaagataaattttttaaattacatcatgtaaaaataaaaatgtaataAAATGATGTTTATACTTCAAATATTTTTAGAtagaaatagaaaaagaaaatatttaatgatGTATTGTAGTatgaatattttaattaaaatctaaacaacaaaaattatttatatattaaataaaatatattttcataatacatgattaaaatttataagctttaatttatatatatatatatatatatatatatatatatatatatatatatatatatatatatatatatatatatatatatatatatatatcattttgatTTAATTTATGGTAATTAATACAAGATTTAAtgaaacatatttaaaatatcaCAAATGGTCATTAGACAAAATTTCACAAATGATATTTAAAAAGGTTTTACAAAATAACAAAAGTAATCATTATCTAAAATTCTTTCAACTTTAGACATCCACAATAATCCACAATAATGAATATTTATGTGTGAGGTTTGGTCCCTACGACTATAgatgtaaaaaaaatattgtagaaaGTAGAAACTATATTACAGAGACAATAGTAAAAGCTATAAAAAATTGAAGGCCATAGTACCGTTTGCTTGTATGGTggaaatagttaaaaaaaaattttaaCTATGATGCATGCATGGTCGATGGCGATTAAAATATTCTGGGCAATTAAAGTTGACAAATATAATTGTGGATAATTAGGGAAACAATTCAATATAGTAAATCAAATTGCAGGTTTTAGGCACATTTGCTAAAAATTGAATATGAATTAATCTAAAAATTGCAGGTTATTGCGTGGAACATCCAAACGCCTGGTTCAATGGCAGTTTTCATTGACCTGAACCCTTCCGAATACTTTGTCAATGTCAACCatcttttgtatatatatatatacatcccaTCATCCATTTCACTTCGACATCATCTTGCACCTAAAAACAATTACAGACAAGTAGAAGAAAACAAACCAAtttcacctctctctctctctctctctctctctctctctctctctctctcacacacacacacacacacacatttcatgGGTAATGTGATTCCTGCTTGTTGCATGGTAAGTCATGATCAAGGGTCATTCCCGAAAGTAATTTATTGGGAAGGAAACACAAAAACCCTAACAAGAAAAAGACCAGTAGTTGCAGGAGAGATCATGTTTGAGTTCCCAGAGAGCATGGTCTGCGATGCTGATCGCTTCTTTATTGGCCACACCATCCCGGCTTTATCCATTGATGACCAGCTCAAGCCTGGTAAAACGTATTTCGTTCTCCCACTCGACATCTTCTCTACCGAAATTCTCTCAGCTTCTTCAATATCAGCCTTTGTTTCCCACACGCCTAAACTAATTAACCCAGCTCATCTCAAGGAGTGTCCTCTAGAATACATAAAGGGATCAAATGGGAGAGTTTTGATCAAGGTGAAACCCGAGTTTATGGCAAGGCATCTTACTAGTAGGGGTGAAggtcatgatgatgatgatcaaaCAAACAAAGGTATAGGTGGAAATAATTCAAGTCGTAGTTGTTTGTGTAGTACACCTGAGCTGAAGAAGGAGTATGAACAGTTAGTTCGGTCTAAGGATCAAACATGGTCTCCTAATCTTGAGACTATTTCAGAAGCGAAGAGGATTTGGTATTCTCCATATAGAGTGATAGGATTGGAATGGAAAGAGAAAGATGAGTTGGATGCATAAGCAAAAAAGAATGTTGCAATTGTAGTTTTGATAATTATGTCGATCCCAATTCTTTATTTTTTCAAACGTTCTACTCATGTGGATGTATATAGATTAATTGTGGAATGAAATGTAACAAATAAACTGTATAAACATCAATAACATGTAAGATTGATTTTTTCTTTTTGATATCGATCTAACAAATAGTAAGCTTGACATTGGATACAAACTTCAGTAACAATATTGTTTGTTTTAGTTTTTAAAATGGTGGTCATCTTTATCTGTCTCAttttaatttttagggtttttttttttattttttataaaacctatatagggtgaggttcaatagagaaccataattaaccaaggaaccaaggaactaatctttttttcaacttttagaacttattttttataaaaaaaaaaaaaactaaaatacagaaattcataactttttatcctttttccaatgatataaaattcgaattttttttaacgtcaaattcacaatgtgaatcttcgaaaattcacaacgtgaatccggattcacacaatgaatccgaaaaatatttttcacattcacaatatttttagattttttttccgataaagaataagctctagaaattgaaaaaaaaaattggttccttgAATAAcctataattatggttctctattgaacttttccctatatatatatatatatatatatatatatatatatatatatatatatatatatatatatatatatatatataactgcaaAAATGGTTCCTATGATATGTattttttgggggttttagtccaaatctctacttttttggattgatggtccttttgagctagtttagtTGTGGATTTGGTCCATCAGTAAACTGAAATGActttaatacccttggggtatttattttctattttactttcatttttcttaattataataattattaatttatttaaaaaataaaaaataagagggtctctctctctctctctctgtgtgtgtgtgtgttgaagaAAAATCCATACACGATGGGATTTAACCACCATAAACCACCACTGCCACTACCCAATCTTCCATACTGTTTTCTGCAATTAGCCCCACGTACACCTTCTCCGATCATTGTTAATTGATTCCCTCCCTTTTCCCTCATCATTTGTCGCAGAACAGAAATGTAACGGAGGCAGCAAAGCGGCCGGAAGCAACCTCGCCGCCCCACTGCCACTGCTGCCAACGTAAAAACCAGCCATCACCACCTGCTACCATCGAGATTTCCACCAACACCTTGCTGCTTTCGTTCCTATTCCCTCTACAAACCAGTGAACACTAGAGGTGCTCTAATAATTCCTTCATCTGAATCTGGAATTTGATCTGATTCCCACAAACAAATCAATTTTTTGGGGATTAATACTCACACACAAATCAAATTCCATAAATGATAAACACACACAAATCAAATTACAGTTCCTTCTATTCGATCAGAGGTCAATTATTCAATCTCTCACGAAGAAAGAGGATTGTTTAAATTACCGTTAATCTCTCAccgaaaacaaaaaataaattatcGAAACCTACAACTCCTTCTATTCAATCTCTTGCTGGAAACCTACAACCCCTTATATTCAATCAACCGGAAAGCTACAATGTTAAAAACCCAATTGAAGGGTTTACCTAACATGTCACTCAACatctgtaacgcccgggtttcagggctaagcatttttgtcaatgtaatagtctaggtcaactcttgtaactctttttgaagtaataaagatgaaatatttgagtattatgtgaattatatgtgtttattatttaattataaatgtataattaataaagaataaaaatgagcgtcaaaattaaagtgtgagataatcccgatatctctacataaagttgtagaatatgtctcaaggtttccgtgcatataaagaacgccaaaatccgagttataacgaagaagttatgacccgtcgaagtttcacgacaggaccgacacgataccgggaagcgtgaatagtgaatttacgatagagcgagattcagccttagtgatctaaacgaaagtcgtagaatatgttaaactaagaacatcgataaaaagaacgcccaaatctgacttcgtatgaagaagttatgagattttaaacagaccaatcctgtcccggcttgttaaaaatataactttaaaaataaagtcaaaattagccgacggagtctaaacgaaagttgtagagtacgtcttcacctacgcgtgaatataaagaacgtcaaaaacggagttcgtatgaacgagttacaaattataataacatatttacgtattaaaataaagtataaatcatgtatacgtacacatatatatacatatgtatatatcattagaaaggtatcgacgatgcggtcattataagactaatgttgagttctttcgacattagtttagtacaaatatcattaaatccatttataatagtattatagaggggtgtttagttgtttatataactaaaaggtcattaagtaattatggagggtagtttttgaaaattcaattagtataaataagagccttgggctctcatatttcttgcaccattctcttgattcaagagtctttctctccttatcccccgagcatttcggtccctcgtgattcgacttctctttctgtagcttagtatagtaaggtgagcgctgaagcgctgcacgaatctttcttagaaaaattcagcgacgaagttctgcccctgcagagcccgactcctagctaaaacccccttgtaagtaagttatgcttaccttattttaatatagcttatatttaaaattagtattgttattatgaacttataataaatatttgagctattattataacttatataagtgtcgttataatattttttttttaactactcgcggtacgggaaatctggtttaaagggccgcatagggttgttggatttcagaagtgctatatgccaaaatggtcctgccctccggtgttttatgtctggcccctgtctgtacatagtggttggaaaatattgtttaacgcttatataataataataatactaagactaatagttggtcacggtaaatattagactaaaatttagcgataataatgctaggtttcgtcgaaggaaaatagaatcgttagaagcaagcgctgcccgattttggaatcatcaccttaacaagtgagtgcatagttactttcaacttacacatagatatgaagtattttatataaattacgtgctatgtgtgcatattatctgaatacttgctatctatgctagatgaacgttgttatacatgttttcaatgatttaaactgtatatgttttttatatctacgaaaatgttggggtaaaacatgggtagatgcaataggtgatgtgtgataaaatgatgagaggcctcgatgttgatgttgttgattctgtcatctagcggagtatggatgacgaccacagactcttctagacagtccagtggaacactagcaggctcgcaacctgtaggtgtttgtgaacgatatgttcaccggtgtactccatcccccacatggttgcctttaggacatttattgccaaggaatccccttagcagtagtgtccgtcccgatgatgatccttaggctaggtcccttatgataggtgtttagggacgtaaagtgatgataacgggaacgggtaatcgggttattgttgatcgatgaaattaataaacttatttattgtgggttgaaaaccctatgtgctcaccaggctcccaagcctgacccactcagttttatgtattacaggtagtggcgcatgagcataggtgtgatgttttggacgagggattacggatgtaggcctgtagatatgaaataatgtagtaaggcttatattgtactgtttatgcttttgatctgtacgaacatgacatcccgagtcttttaatgaaatacatttctatggaaatgcttttgataaatctttatcatatttttgttttgggacaaattccgcaacactttcatttaaaatgtaactctgatttttaaacaaagcataaacaaaccggtcttttctggccgtgatttttgggCTATAGCGGTTGTTGTAAATGATAACTTGGTGGGTAGATGTGGAATTTTGATTAACAAGgaagagatgaagaagatgaagtgttCATCTTGGGTAAAAAGAAAAAGGAGAAGGAGGTGGGGGTATacggtggagagagagagagagagagagagagagagagagagagagacttttatttttttgaattagttaaataaataaataaataaataaatatttagattttaaaaaaatgaaagaaatgaaaaataaataacccAAGGGTATCACAGTTATTTCACTATTCAGAGGGACTAAAAACGTAATGAAACTAGTTCAAAaggaccatcaatccaaaaaagtcgtgatttggactaaaaccccccaAAAAATGCATAACACAGGGACCATTTCAAAAAGAACCAAAAAAGATTAAAAACACGTAAGAACCACTTTTTTTTTGACAAATCAAACTTAAAACTCATTATTGTGTATTAGATGTCAGACACTCAAGTCTCCAAACTCTTTCAAACTCTCTCACCAAACTTGAAGAACACACCAACCTtaccaccacctaccaccaaccaccaccgcaCCACCGCTGTTGTCGCCTCCTTCCACTGGCCAACCACTTCCATCAGATCTGTATGCTCCAAACGATTTCAGATCTACATTTTCAGTTTTAGATCCACGATTAACGTCACCAGATCTATGATTTTTTgttccagatctataagttccGACAAGCAACGAAGATCCACAACTATCGTCAACGATCGTCACCGATGTTATCGTCATCCTCTGATCTCCGGTGAAACACCATCAGACGTGCAACCTCCTTCTATTTCTATCGCCTCATTCTCATCCACTCTGATATTTGGTGAAAAACTACTAGATCTGATGCAAATCTGATGTGTTTCAGGTTACATCTCAAGTGAAACATTACCGTCTACGTCACATCAGAGCTTACTCACACTAGATCTATCATCTTTGTTTCCTCCACTACAAGATTAGAAGTTTTATGGTGCAGATCTATGATTTTTGCCACCACAAATGTCTAGATCTGCGATTTTTGTCAACATCGATGTACAGGTCTACAAGCTCCGACGGGATTTGGTTTCGTTTTCTTCAAGTCTCATATTTGGTGAAACACCGCCAACTTGTCTCCATCTTTTTCTTTCTGATCTCTGGTGAAACACCACCAGATCTACATCAGGTATGTCAATTTTTGTGTTGATTATTTTTCCTTTTGTTAAACTGTGAATTTAATGTCTTAatctatttttttattgtttactTTTCTTAATATTAGTTTTAACTATTATTAAGTTGCGAATCTAATGTTATTGATACGCGAACCCAAgtttatgttgttatttgttatgatacttGCATAGATTTTTGTTTCATAACTTAGGTTTTTTAGTTGTTATGTTGTGAATTGAATTTGAAATGTGTAATAATGTTAATGTTTTCTCAAATAATATGAATCTAGGttttttaagttgtgaattgtgatgtttaaatgtttttattaattttttagtcATGTTAATATTAGTTCTTAATGTTCTGAATAAGAAAATGTTAGTTTTATGTTGTGAATACATGATTTGTTACAAATTTAAGTTgtgaatatatgattttttttataagttttaagttgtgaatgtatgttttatatttattattctaCTTACATCTATTATAGATCTCTACGGTGCATTTTTCTTACCGTTTTTGTTCTTTTGTTAAGGTGTGAATTTAATGTTTTAATctcttatttgttttttttatataattttagtgTTAAATTCTATTAAGATGTGAATTTTctgtttaaactgtgaattgactatATAACATGTGAAATTTGTGTATTAAATTCTTCGTTCattgtattaagttgtaaattttgtatattaaactgttaattaattgtATTAAGAGTgttaagttgataatatggttGTGAATGCATATTTTTTGTATAATAAACTGAGATTTATTGTACTAAGCTATGAACTTTGTATATTAAGatgtgatttttgtgttttaaattgtgaattgactgtattaagctgtgatttttttttgtttaaactgtgaattgactgtattaagctatgaattttttgtattaaactgtgattttGTGTTTTAAACTATGAATTGAATGCATTAAGCTGTTAATTTtctatattaaattgtgaatttttctattaaactgtgatttttgtgtttaaaAATGTGAATTGACTACATTAAACTATGGATTTTCTGTTTAAATTGTGAATTGACTGCATTTTGCTGTAAATTTTTTATAATtcgtgttaaaatatgaatgatttatgtataaacttttgtgttaattttcgtatgaatatatttattttttttgttgtataAATTTGTAAGAATCCACTAGTTTTATAATTGTTTTGCATTAA encodes:
- the LOC111885563 gene encoding uncharacterized protein LOC111885563 produces the protein MEFFDDKYVAIAGTAVAAAVAATGVGPGRVIAWNIQTPGSMAVFIDLNPSEYFVNVNHLFHDQGSFPKVIYWEGNTKTLTRKRPVVAGEIMFEFPESMVCDADRFFIGHTIPALSIDDQLKPGKTYFVLPLDIFSTEILSASSISAFVSHTPKLINPAHLKECPLEYIKGSNGRVLIKVKPEFMARHLTSRGEGHDDDDQTNKGIGGNNSSRSCLCSTPELKKEYEQLVRSKDQTWSPNLETISEAKRIWYSPYRVIGLEWKEKDELDA